Within Runella rosea, the genomic segment TGGGTTTGGTGGTCATCTGGGCGTCGCCGCGTTTCATAAATGTGGCAATCATCCGGGCATCGCGGTTGGCAAATATCTCGATGGTGGCCGTTGGTGTTTTGTACAAAGGTGATTTAGTAATGGGCAGTCCATCGCTCATCACGTAGGAATCTGAAAGCGCTTTGGTTGGATTGGTGTTGCCGTTTTCGATAGAACCCCGATAGTAAGCGTGGGTTGAAACCCGGTCAGTGGTGGAAACGCCGTACTGGCGCACCATGATATTTTCGCGGTTTTGACGACCTTCTCCCTCGTATTGAAACAGGTTAAAATAGTTGCCGAACAAATCGTGCTGCTTACTGTCGATTACGGCTTTGGCGGCGTTGTAAGCGGCCGTCAAGTGCTTGACAGGGTCGCCAGAATTGTGGAATTTGGCGCGAGTGCCTTCAAACAACGCCACGCGGGCTTTGAACGCTAGTGCGGCAGTGTTGGAAATGCGACCGTAATTGGCGGTTCCCAAGGCCGTTGGCGTCGGCAATTTTGAGGCGGCAAAATCCAAGTCTTGGTACATTTGCTCAACAACTTGCTCACGTGGTGCAGCAGCGGCGGTTAGCTCGGGAGAATCATCCGTGAGCGTTTTTAAAATCAAAGGAACGTCGCCGTAGCGTTGTACCAACGAAAAATAACCAAAAGCCCTGAAAAAGCGAGCCTCGGCGATGTACCGGTCAATGATTGCTGCGCTGGCTTCGGTAGCGCGCGGAGCTTTTTCAATGATGTTGTTGGCGGCTCTGATGAGCTGATACGGCGTGTTGTACGACCCGTCGGTAGATGGGGCCAAACGTGAGCCGTCGCTGATACCGTTTGACGATAAACCAATGGCGTCGTCCGACCAGTTGTCGTCGGTATTAAATCCAGGCATCCAAGTGTACAGATAATTGGCGGCTTGTTTAAGGTCGGATTCTGAGCGCCAGAAGGTGTCGTCGCTGATGGCGGTTTCTGGCAAGCGGTTCACTTCGCAAGCCGACAGTCCCAGCAGCAATGCGAAAGAGTAAGCGGTATAATTAAGTATTTTTTTCATTTTCGAAAGTGCTAAAATTTAAAATTCGGTGCTTAGAAAGAGACGTTCAAACCCACTGATGCCGTAGCAAAAAACGGATAATCGTTTTCGACACCGTTGCGGGTTTCGGGGTCATAATAGCCTTGGAATGCTCCCAAGCCCGAAATTGTAAATAAATCTTGTCCTGAGAAGAAGAAGCGGGCACGCTCAATTTTAACGCGCTTAGTCAACGTGCTTGGCAGGGTGTAACCTACTTGGAAATTTTTAAGACGCATGTATTTGCCGTCCAAAATCCACTTGTCAGAGGCTACGTAGTTGTGCGTAGCACCCGTAAACGGACGAGGATAAAGGGCATCAGGATTTTCGGGGGTCCAGTAGTCGGCATGGATGGCCAAAGGCTGTTTCCAAGTCACCAAACGAGGGGCAATCGACTCGGTATTGGGGCGGAAGCGACGTTTGCCCACTCCTTGGAAAAAGACCATGAAGTCAAACCCTTTCCAGTCAAATCCCAATGTTGAGCCAAACAACAGACGGGGTTGGTCGGTGCCTAAATACACTAAATCACCAAAATCTTCCACGTTTCCTTTGCCCACCGTTAGGCGGTTGTCGCCGTTGCGGTCTATGTATTTTACGTCGCCTGGGCCTGTACGGTTATCTTGGAATGGGGAGGCTTTGACCTCATCGGCCGAGGTGAAATACCCCGCTGTTTGGTAGCCCCAAAGGGTATTGATTGGGTAGCCCTCAATGAGGCTGTTGAAGCCCGCATTGATAACCCGGCGGCCCGAGAAATTGATAAGTTTGTTTTGGTTGTCTGAAAGATTGAACGAAACATTATAGTTGAAATCTTTGCCGATGCGGTCGCGGTAGCGCAGGTCAAGTTCCCAGCCCCATGATTTTAGCTCTCCGTTGTTTTTGCGTGGGGTGGCAATCCCGATGGTGGCCGGAAGCTGCTGCGGGGTGAGCATGTTCCGGTTGAACTTGACGTAATAATCAAAGTTGGCCTGCAAACGATTTTGGAAAAATCCGAGGTCAATACCTCCGTTGGTGGTTTCGATGGTTTCCCAAGAAAGCGCCGCCGACGGAATGAACGTTTGTCCGATGTAAGATGCCCGGGCATCGCCCAATACAAGGTTTGAGCTTCTCGACAATTGGTTTAGGTAGTCATAAAAACCAAGGGTACTTCCCAAAGCACCTCCCAAACGGCCCCATGAGCCGCGCAGTTTAAGCTCAGAGATAAACCGTAATGAGTTGGCAAACCACGCTTCGCGATGAACGTTCCAACCTACCGATGCCGCAGGGAAAATTTGGGTACGCAGGCCGGGTGCAAGTTTTGAGCTTTCGTCCTGACGAACGGTCACTTCAAAAAGATATTTGTCGCTAAAATTGTAGTTGAAACGACCAAAAATTGATTGAAATGCGTACGTACGGATGGTTTCGCTGTTGCTTTTGGTAGCGTCGTCACCGAGGCTTAGCGTAGGCAAGTCGTTGCTTACAAGGTTGTTGGCTTGGGTAAATACACTTTCAAAACGGGAGTCTTCCCACTGATAGCCTCCTAATACGCTGAAACTGTGTTTGTCGCCGATTTTGAAATTGTAATCAGCCAAGAACTGTAAATTCAAATTTTTGGTCAAATCACGGGTAACGCGGTACGAGTTTACCTGATTTATGTAGCGCGAAATGCTGTTGCGGCCCCACAAAGGAACCGTCCTGAAAAATGTGTTGCGATTTTGGGGACGGAATTGTGTTCCTGCCACGGCCCGAAGGGTCAATCCTTTAACGATTTCGGCGGCTTTGAGGGTAAAAGTTCCGTCAAAGAAGTTTTTGTCGAGATTGTTGTATCCTCCCGATTCCAACTCAGCATAGGCCGACGCGGCCGACCCTGCGCCGTTGTAGCGGCCCTCGGGCGTAAAGAAAGGCGTTCGGGTACGTAGGCGATACACTTGGTACAAAAGTCCACCACCGTCGGCGCCTGAAGAGGACTGGCGTGTTTGTTCGAGTGTATAGGCAATTCGGGTATCTAACGAAAGGTGTTTGGTCAACTGAGTGCCTAAGTTGACGCGCAGGTTATAACGTTTGTTGTTGTCGGGGCCGACCTTGAAAACGCCTTGTTTTTCGTAATATCCACCCGAAACCATGAAGTTAAACTTATCTGTACCGCCGCGCGCCGTGATATTGTGCGTGCGCATGGAGGTATATTTCCGTAAAAGTTGGTCGGTAAGTGGCTCTTGATTATAAAACAAATAGTTGTTGGTATCGGCGGGGTTGACCACGTACGGAACGTTGTTGCGGATTTGTTCTAAGTCAAATGCATTGTATTCTGGGCCCGCGCCCGCATTGAGTTGACCTAAATTTACAAGATTGGCTTCGTCCAATAAACTCAATCGTTCGGGAACATTGATGGCCCACTCGGTACCGTATTGACCCAAATAATCAAAAGTTACTTTACCAGCTTTCCCTTTTTTGGTCGTTACTAATATTACCCCTCCCGCAGCCTGTGCGCCATAAATAGCCGCGGCCGCAGCATCTTTTAGCACACTCATGCTTTCTACGTCGTTGGGGTTCATGTTGAGGAGCGTAGAGCTGGGTACCGTTACCCCGTCCAAAATCACGAGTGGTGGCACGTCGCCGTTGGCGGTGGTTGCACCCCTGATTTGCAGGTTGAGGCTTTCGTTACCGGGCTGACCCGTTACGCGGGTTACAATTAAGCCGGGGGTCGTTCCTTGAAGGGCGTTGGCTAAGTTGCTACTGGGGCGGTTTTGAATCATTTTTGAATCTACGGTCGAGACAGCCCCCGTCAGATTGACCTTCTTTTGGGTTCCGTATCCTACCACCACGACCTCTTCGAGGCTTTTATCATCTACCACCAAACTGATGTTGAAATTGGTCTGATTGCCCACCGTAATTTCTTGTTTGGCATAGCCGATGTACGAAAATACCAGCACCGATTTATCATCCACTACCGAAATACGGAAGGTTCCCTGCGCGTCTGACGTAGCTCCCCGGGTGGTTCCTCTCACTTGTACCGTTACCCCGACCAATGCCTCACCTTTCTCGTCGGTCACTTTACCGGTTACATTCCGGTCAATAGACTGATTTTGCAGCAGACTTGGGGTTTGGAGGGGTGTTTCGATAAACCCCACCGCTTTTTTGAAAAGGGCAATTTGTTTGCCTTTGGCCTCAAAACTGATGTTGAGCGGCGTCAGCACTTGCTCAAGCACTGACTTCAGTTTTTCGTTTTGGGCGTTAATGTTAATTTTTTGATTGGCCTTGATTTCCTTAGGATTGTAGATGAACCGTACGTTGGTGGTGCGTTCAAGGGCACCCAATGTACTTTTCAGATCCTCGTTGGAAAGTTTAAGGGTTACTTTTTGGTCAAGCATTTCCTGACCCATCGCGTCGTGCGCATAAGAGGCACTCATGCACAGAATGGCAATAATCATCTGTGTGAAGGAAATTCTCATGAGTGTTCGGAGAAGATTGGTTGTTTGGTAGAATTTATCCATGACAAAATAGTGGTTTTCTCATGGATGGCAGACGTAAAGCTAAGATACTGGATTTTTAACGTTTTTTTTTGAAAAAGTTCTATTTGCAGCCTCGACTATGGATAATGATTTGAGCGTCAACCATTTCGTAAGTTGAATGGGTAATTTTACAAATTAAATCAAGCTTGTCAAACAGTGATTCGTCGGAGAGATTGGCCGTCAGAAAGCAGGATTCCATGGTCTTTGCGTCATAAATAACCGAAATGCCGTACATCTTTTCTACAAATTTAAATACTTGAGATACAGGAGTTTCTTCAAAAATGAATTCTTGTTTGGGGGCTTCAACCACTGCTTCGGGGGCTTCTACGATTGATTTGAAGAGACGCTCTTCATTTTTTGAGAATGCAGCCTGTTGGTTGGGCGTCAGCACTACGCCCGCCATCACGTTTTGCTGGGTTTCTTTGGCTTTTTCGAGGTCTTTACGAGTGTAAACCGATACTTTGCCCGTTTTTACTTCCACTTTTGCTTCTTGGGCATCCGCAAAAGAATTGACCATGAAACTCGTTCCCAATACCTGCGTTGAGATATGATGTGTATAGACCCAGAAGGGTTTTTGTGGATTTTTGGCAATGTCAAAAAACGCTTTTCCGTTCAAATACACTTCTCTTCGAGAGGCGTTGAAGGGGGTGGGATAACGTAGGCTGCTCTTAGGATACAACGTAACGGTGCTGCCATCTTCGAAGCTGATTTTTTGCGGAATATTAGTTTGGTTGGTGTTTTCTAAGTAGTTGTGGGTAAGTTGTGGGAGAAATGAATCTTCAACCTCCGCGACGGGAAGAGAAGGCGTGCTTAGATATTTGTACAACCCAAATCCTACCCCCATCACCAGAAGGATGGAAGCGGCCAGACGAAAGGCGGTGTTTTTCCAGAATGCTACCACGGGTTTTTCGGGGAGGGCTACTATACGTTGGGTAATCTGTTCCAGCTCATCTTGCTCGAAGGTGGTTTCGTCGTTTTCAAGCGCCAACAAAAAGGCCTTTGCCAACTGTATTGTTTCAGTACAGTCGGGATTTTGGTCTATCCAATCATTCCAATAACGGGAGCTTTCTGGTTCGTTGTCAAGAACCCACCGACGAAAGCGCTCATCGCGGGCAAAATCTTCGAATCGGTAGTTGCGATACAAAGTATTCATAGAGGAACGGTTTCGTTAAAGCTGGCAGAGGCCAAGGGGCATTTTTTATAGATGGCAATAGAAGAAGAGAAATACTTGTTTTTTCGGGATTTTTAAAAAATAAACAAATCAAATATCCCCAGCAAAGCATAAATTACCTGCCAATTTTGGCGGAATAACTTAAACGCCGTTTGCAATAAATTAGAGACTGACTGCGGGTGAATATCCATGATTTGAGCGATTTCTTCGCGCTCCAAATCCTGATAAAACTGCAAATAGATGGCTTCTCGCTGGCGTTTAGGGAGTTGGTTGAGCAGCGCTCCTATCTTGTGTTTGAGCTGGGCTTCATGCTCTTCTTCAATCATCAATCGTTCGTGCGGAAGTTCAACAAAATGCCAATTGTTTTCGAGGTCGATGGGTTCGTCCTCTTTGATAATTTGCTGACGAAACCCTTCGCGTAGCACCCGCTTCCGAACCGAACTCAACAGGTAGGCCCGCACACTGTCGGGCGTACTGAGGCGGTCGCGGCGCTGCCATACCTCAATAAAAACTTCCTGAACACAATCCTTCACAAAATCTTCGTCGCGGATAAACTTGTACCCGTAGTTTTGTAAAGGGTTGAAGTATTTTTTGATGAGTTTACCCAAGGCCAACTCACTTCCGTTCTTCAACTGAATCCAGAGCTGAAGATCAGAAAAGGTCGATTGGTTGTCGGGGAGTTTCACCATGCGTTTTTTTCGAAAAGAAGCCTTCCGAGAGCGCTTTACTCATCGGAAGGCCGTTTTTTATAAAAATGGGTTATTTTTTTCGTTTGTTCAACGCGTCATAACGAAGCAATCCTTCCAGATAATAATAATCAGCGTACACCAGTGGCACATCAATCTCTGATTTGCCCAACTTATGGCCAGTGCTGTGTTGTAAAATAAAATGGT encodes:
- a CDS encoding FecR family protein — its product is MNTLYRNYRFEDFARDERFRRWVLDNEPESSRYWNDWIDQNPDCTETIQLAKAFLLALENDETTFEQDELEQITQRIVALPEKPVVAFWKNTAFRLAASILLVMGVGFGLYKYLSTPSLPVAEVEDSFLPQLTHNYLENTNQTNIPQKISFEDGSTVTLYPKSSLRYPTPFNASRREVYLNGKAFFDIAKNPQKPFWVYTHHISTQVLGTSFMVNSFADAQEAKVEVKTGKVSVYTRKDLEKAKETQQNVMAGVVLTPNQQAAFSKNEERLFKSIVEAPEAVVEAPKQEFIFEETPVSQVFKFVEKMYGISVIYDAKTMESCFLTANLSDESLFDKLDLICKITHSTYEMVDAQIIIHSRGCK
- a CDS encoding RagB/SusD family nutrient uptake outer membrane protein gives rise to the protein MKKILNYTAYSFALLLGLSACEVNRLPETAISDDTFWRSESDLKQAANYLYTWMPGFNTDDNWSDDAIGLSSNGISDGSRLAPSTDGSYNTPYQLIRAANNIIEKAPRATEASAAIIDRYIAEARFFRAFGYFSLVQRYGDVPLILKTLTDDSPELTAAAAPREQVVEQMYQDLDFAASKLPTPTALGTANYGRISNTAALAFKARVALFEGTRAKFHNSGDPVKHLTAAYNAAKAVIDSKQHDLFGNYFNLFQYEGEGRQNRENIMVRQYGVSTTDRVSTHAYYRGSIENGNTNPTKALSDSYVMSDGLPITKSPLYKTPTATIEIFANRDARMIATFMKRGDAQMTTKPIFDVANLSFNKTGYMFRKFANVDDWNTQASLIDRPVLRYAEVLLTYAEARFELDNAISDADLDLTLNRLRARAGVAKLTNAFVTTNGLTMREEIRRERRVELAQEGFRYWDLIRWKIAEVELPKPILGIYFFKSEFPPATVNLTPDNFILVQAANFRKFDPAKDYLWPLPINEISLNPSLKQNPGW
- a CDS encoding RNA polymerase sigma factor, which encodes MVKLPDNQSTFSDLQLWIQLKNGSELALGKLIKKYFNPLQNYGYKFIRDEDFVKDCVQEVFIEVWQRRDRLSTPDSVRAYLLSSVRKRVLREGFRQQIIKEDEPIDLENNWHFVELPHERLMIEEEHEAQLKHKIGALLNQLPKRQREAIYLQFYQDLEREEIAQIMDIHPQSVSNLLQTAFKLFRQNWQVIYALLGIFDLFIF
- a CDS encoding TonB-dependent receptor translates to MRISFTQMIIAILCMSASYAHDAMGQEMLDQKVTLKLSNEDLKSTLGALERTTNVRFIYNPKEIKANQKININAQNEKLKSVLEQVLTPLNISFEAKGKQIALFKKAVGFIETPLQTPSLLQNQSIDRNVTGKVTDEKGEALVGVTVQVRGTTRGATSDAQGTFRISVVDDKSVLVFSYIGYAKQEITVGNQTNFNISLVVDDKSLEEVVVVGYGTQKKVNLTGAVSTVDSKMIQNRPSSNLANALQGTTPGLIVTRVTGQPGNESLNLQIRGATTANGDVPPLVILDGVTVPSSTLLNMNPNDVESMSVLKDAAAAAIYGAQAAGGVILVTTKKGKAGKVTFDYLGQYGTEWAINVPERLSLLDEANLVNLGQLNAGAGPEYNAFDLEQIRNNVPYVVNPADTNNYLFYNQEPLTDQLLRKYTSMRTHNITARGGTDKFNFMVSGGYYEKQGVFKVGPDNNKRYNLRVNLGTQLTKHLSLDTRIAYTLEQTRQSSSGADGGGLLYQVYRLRTRTPFFTPEGRYNGAGSAASAYAELESGGYNNLDKNFFDGTFTLKAAEIVKGLTLRAVAGTQFRPQNRNTFFRTVPLWGRNSISRYINQVNSYRVTRDLTKNLNLQFLADYNFKIGDKHSFSVLGGYQWEDSRFESVFTQANNLVSNDLPTLSLGDDATKSNSETIRTYAFQSIFGRFNYNFSDKYLFEVTVRQDESSKLAPGLRTQIFPAASVGWNVHREAWFANSLRFISELKLRGSWGRLGGALGSTLGFYDYLNQLSRSSNLVLGDARASYIGQTFIPSAALSWETIETTNGGIDLGFFQNRLQANFDYYVKFNRNMLTPQQLPATIGIATPRKNNGELKSWGWELDLRYRDRIGKDFNYNVSFNLSDNQNKLINFSGRRVINAGFNSLIEGYPINTLWGYQTAGYFTSADEVKASPFQDNRTGPGDVKYIDRNGDNRLTVGKGNVEDFGDLVYLGTDQPRLLFGSTLGFDWKGFDFMVFFQGVGKRRFRPNTESIAPRLVTWKQPLAIHADYWTPENPDALYPRPFTGATHNYVASDKWILDGKYMRLKNFQVGYTLPSTLTKRVKIERARFFFSGQDLFTISGLGAFQGYYDPETRNGVENDYPFFATASVGLNVSF